AAGAAAGCAAGCGAATCTTGCAAGTGCAGGAATCGCGCTTTTTGCACTGATATTTGGCTAGTCAAGCTAGAATCCTTATGGAATCTTTAAGGAATATAAAATGCTTGCAAACCCCACATACAAAAGATGCGCACAAAGAGTGAGTGCCAAACTTTGAGCGCAAACTTCAGCAAAACCTTATAGGAGCGTATAAATGAGCACCGTATTTAGCAAAATCATCAAAGGCGAAATCCCTTGCAATAAAGTCTATGAAAACGATGAGTTTTTGGCGTTTTATGACATTGCACCAAAGGCAAAAGTGCATATCCTAGCTATCCCAAAAAAGGAACTAAAAGATTTCAATGAAATAGATGCTACGCTTATGGGCAAGATGAGTGAGTTTATCCTAGAAGTCGTAGAAAGAGTCGGCATAAAATCTAGTGGCTATCGTCTAATCACAAACATAGGCAAAGACAGCGGACAAGAA
This genomic stretch from Helicobacter macacae MIT 99-5501 harbors:
- a CDS encoding histidine triad nucleotide-binding protein encodes the protein MSTVFSKIIKGEIPCNKVYENDEFLAFYDIAPKAKVHILAIPKKELKDFNEIDATLMGKMSEFILEVVERVGIKSSGYRLITNIGKDSGQEVPHLHFHILGGERLGGNFA